A region from the Deinococcus sp. KNUC1210 genome encodes:
- a CDS encoding HNH endonuclease — protein MSRNANARERVSYKSNGLCFYCGDVESHLEHKTPLGRGGSRYDENLVVACARCNNEKLFGNGQNDNMNLKEFRQLRQRQLKTSRHIFYGEIYNYLFDPRRGISRLCKFCDQQATVVAYINLLIEDNKPCDFFGACVSCAENRSLNIFEHGYSLP, from the coding sequence ATGAGTAGAAATGCGAATGCGCGCGAACGCGTTAGCTATAAGAGCAATGGTCTCTGTTTTTATTGCGGTGACGTAGAGTCTCACCTTGAACATAAAACTCCTCTAGGACGAGGTGGCAGCAGATATGACGAAAACCTCGTAGTAGCTTGTGCCAGATGTAATAATGAAAAGCTGTTTGGAAATGGCCAAAATGATAACATGAACCTAAAAGAGTTTCGCCAGTTACGACAAAGGCAATTAAAAACTTCGCGGCACATATTCTACGGAGAGATTTATAATTACTTATTCGACCCGCGACGAGGTATTTCTCGTTTATGCAAATTTTGTGATCAACAGGCTACTGTGGTCGCGTACATCAATTTGTTAATAGAAGATAACAAGCCTTGTGATTTTTTCGGTGCTTGCGTTAGCTGTGCAGAAAACAGATCCTTAAATATATTTGAACATGGCTACTCATTACCCTAG